TTCGGGTGCATATGGCGTACCTCGGCCACCCCGTTGCGGGTGACCCGGTATACGGGCCGAAAAAAGTGATCGCCTCCCTGGGAGGCCAGTGCCTGCACGCGAGAGTGATCGGCTTTTGCCACCCGCGCGATGGCCGCTATATCGAGCTGACTAGCCCGCTGCCGCCGTATTTTACCGGTTTTCTGGAACGTCTGCGCAACCAATCCTACTAATCTCACATAAGAACATTCAATGGTAGCTGCTATTTCTCGCCTGTCGAAGACGGAGGAGAAACGAATAGTTTTCCATTTGCGGTATAAGGAGGATTCCCGTTGAAGCTTCAGGATATATTCTTGGTGTCTGATCTGGATGGTACCCTAATCGGTGAAAACCATACAATACCGCAGCGCAATATTGAGGCGATCCAGCGGTTGCAGGAGCAGGGCGGCCACTTTGCCGTAGCCACCGGGCGCTCTGTGGATTCAGGCTCGCGCTATTACCGCCAAGTGCAGCCCAAGGGGCTTTGCGTAATGCTGAACGGTTCGATCTTATATGATTATGAGAGGGACGAGATCGCGAAGGCGTTCTTTCTGCCACCCAGAGCAAAGGAATATGCCCGCCAATTAGCAGAGCATTTTCCCGAGATGGGCTATGAGGTGTTTACACAGCGCGAGTTTTTTGTACTGCGCGCCAATCCATATATTAAGGCGCATCTGGGGCATGAAAGCCTGCCTTGCGCTCAGGTGGACGAAAGCATAATTACCGATGGCTGGTGCAAGGTGCTGTTTGCTGCCGACCCCGCAACAAAGCTGCGTATGCACGCTTTTACCGAGTCCTTTGCGCATCCCGGAGTCCGCTTTGTACAGAGCGACGCTTGCTTTTTGGAAATGCTGCCCGAAGGAGTCGATAAAGGCAGCGGCCTTATAGAAATTCTGCGCCAGACCGGTATGACGCGAGAAAATCTGGTGGCGATTGGCGACTACTATAACGACGTAGAGATGCTGCGTGCCGCAGGCTTTGCGGCGGTACCCTCCAATGCGCCGGCGGATATTCAGCAGATGGCGGATCTGGTGGTGGGCGACTGCCGCGATGGCGCGGTGGCTGACCTGATTGAATATCTGGAGCGCGCGGAGTAAGGAATGGCGGTGGGAGAATGAATGAGGACGCCCGTCAGGTTCGCTGGCTGCTGGCCACGGCGGCGGTTCTTTGTGCTTTGATGATTGGGTATAACGTGCTGTTTGTGCCACAGGTGACGTTGACTACAGTGGTGAAAACGGACGCTGTATCTTCCGTGGTTCAGTCGAAAATACCCCTTTCCTCCACGCAAGACGACGCTTCTCAGCCCGAGGCCTACGAACCGGAGCCGGTGGAGCGAACTGCGCTGGTCAATCTGAACACCGCAGGCGCTGAAGAGCTGGAAACGCTCCCTGGGATTGGCCCGGTGACAGCGCAGAAGATTATCGCATACCGTGAGTCCGTCGGAAAGTTTCGGAATACGGAGGAACTGATGCAGGTGGACGGGATTGGAGAAAAGACGTTCCAAAAGCTTCAGGATCTGGTGACGGTAGAATCGTCAAAGTAAGAACCTCCACCGGGGGTTTCTTCCTCGAGCTGGTTTTGGAAAGAGAGTGCATATGGAGCGCGTTCCGATCAAGAACACGCTCCGTTTTGTTGCCGTCTGCATCGCCACTGCATGAATTCCGCAGGAATCACTTGCAAAATACAACAAATGTAGGTAAAATAAGGGAAACAAGCAGAGGGGGAAATTTTATGACAGTCAATCCCTTGCAGGATATTATGAATTACTACCTTTGGAGCTTCAGTGCGTATTTATTTGCGATGGCGATCATTTTTCTGAATGCGGCCCGCAGCGTGTATTTCTTTTTAAGGAGCAAAAGCCGGCCGCTATACCCGAAACGTGGCAGAATGGATCTTCTCATTAGTATGCTGTGCGGTATCTCTCTGGTGCTGGGTCTGATGTTTCAAGGTGTTTTAGCGGATAATGGCGCCCCCGATATTTATCATTGGTCAAGCTATCTCTGGATGATCTGCCTGGTCTCTCTAGCACTGTTTATCGTTCAGGCGGTATTTCACGTTAAAACACCTTCCATTCGCCCCAAGCTGGAGCCTACCGGGGAAATACCGGTACAGCAGCCCGTGCCGCAGGAACCGTTGCCGCCGGAGGCTGCAGTGGAGCAGCCGGTAGACAACTGGGACGATACCACGCCGAAGGATAGCGAATGAGGGCAAACCTTCCGGTGGAGTCATAACAAGCGCATGAAGTAAAGCAAATGATGATTACGAAATAGAGTGAAAAATCGAATCAGCAGTTTGCTTCATGCAAAAAGCCACCCTTGCCGGAACAGCCGACGAGGGTGGCTTTTTATTGATTCATCGTTTTAATCTTCTCGGTAAGCCAGTTGATCATTGCCGTTCGTCCGTCTTCGCTCAGCTCAAATTCAGACTGCTCCTCGATCTCTGATTTTTCAAAGCAATACGGGCCATACCACACATAGGTCATCAGCGTATCTCCCGCAGGCTCGATTTTGTACCGCGCGTTGCCTGCGCTGCCCTTGTATACCCCGCCGTTTTGATAATATAACAGCCCTGGTAAATCCATTTTATCACCTCACACGGGGACAATTATACACCGTTCCGGGCAGACTGTAAAATAGTTCCGCTCTCGTTTTTTTAGCCTGTCCGTTTTTAGGGAAAAACGCATTGGGTCAGCAGCATTGTGGTATTGGGGTTACTGATCGCACCTTTGTATGCATATTTCAAAATTTATGGTATAATTCACCTATCTGTTTTACGGAAGATAGAATGACCGGTCAAGGCCTGAAATCTGTTCGGGCCGAACGCGGATGCTCGAATGTCAGTCTGCCTTACTGATAGAAAGGATGGTTATCATGCAAGGGATTTTAGTCGGCTTTTGCTCCTTCCTTTTGATCGGGATTTTTCACCCGATTGTCAGAATGACGGAGTACCATTTTACCAAACGTATTTTCCCGGCGTTCCTTCTGGCGGGAGTCCTTTGTCTTGTGGGTGCATATTTTGTGGGAAGCCATTTTGTTTCATCCATTTTGGGTGTGGCGGGCTTTTGCTGCTTTTGGAGTGTCAAAGAGCTTTTTGAACAGGAAAA
Above is a window of Faecalispora anaeroviscerum DNA encoding:
- a CDS encoding Cof-type HAD-IIB family hydrolase, with the protein product MKLQDIFLVSDLDGTLIGENHTIPQRNIEAIQRLQEQGGHFAVATGRSVDSGSRYYRQVQPKGLCVMLNGSILYDYERDEIAKAFFLPPRAKEYARQLAEHFPEMGYEVFTQREFFVLRANPYIKAHLGHESLPCAQVDESIITDGWCKVLFAADPATKLRMHAFTESFAHPGVRFVQSDACFLEMLPEGVDKGSGLIEILRQTGMTRENLVAIGDYYNDVEMLRAAGFAAVPSNAPADIQQMADLVVGDCRDGAVADLIEYLERAE
- a CDS encoding ComEA family DNA-binding protein encodes the protein MNEDARQVRWLLATAAVLCALMIGYNVLFVPQVTLTTVVKTDAVSSVVQSKIPLSSTQDDASQPEAYEPEPVERTALVNLNTAGAEELETLPGIGPVTAQKIIAYRESVGKFRNTEELMQVDGIGEKTFQKLQDLVTVESSK
- a CDS encoding DUF4491 family protein; the protein is MQGILVGFCSFLLIGIFHPIVRMTEYHFTKRIFPAFLLAGVLCLVGAYFVGSHFVSSILGVAGFCCFWSVKELFEQEKRVEKGWAPRNPKRNKK